The genomic window ATCACGACGGCGGACGTCCGCGACGCCGCCGACATCCTGCGTCCGGTCTTCGACGCGACCGGCGGTCAGGACGGCCGGGTCTCCATCGAAGTCGACCCGCGCCTCGCCCACAACACCGGGGCGACCGTCGCCGAGGCCAAGCAGCTGGCCTGGCTCGTCGACCGCCCGAACACCCTGATCAAGATCCCGGCGACGAAGGCGGGCCTGCCCGCGATCACCGAGACCATCGGCCTCGGTATCAGCGTCAACGTCACGCTGATCTTCTCCCTGGAGCGCTACCGCGCGGTCATGGACGCCTACCTCGCCGGCCTGGAGAAGGCCAAGGAGCGCGGCCTGGACCTCTCCAAGATCCACTCTGTGGCGTCCTTCTTCGTGTCCCGCGTGGACACCGAGATCGACAAGCGCATCGACGCGCTCGGCACCGACGAGGCCAAGGCCGCGCGCGGCAAGGCCGGTGTCGCCAACGCGCGCCTGGCCTACCAGGCGTACGAAGAGGTCTTCGACGGCAAGCGCTGGAGCGACCTGGAGAGCGCGGGCGCCAACAAGCAGCGTCCGCTGTGGGCCTCGACCGGCGTGAAGGACCCGGCGTACAAGAGCACGCTGTACGTCGACGAGCTGGTCGCGCCGAACACGGTGAACACCATGCCGGAGGCCACGCTGGAGGCGACCGCGGAGAGCGGCGAGATCCGCGGCGACGCGATCTCGGGGACGTACGCGCAGGCGCGTGCCGAGCTGGACGCGGTCGAGAAGCTCGGCATCTCGTACGACGAGGTCGTGCAGCTGCTGGAGGACGAGGGCGTCGAGAAGTTCGAGGCGTCCTGGAACGACCTGCTCAAGTCGACCGAGGCGGAGCTCGAGCGCCTCGCACCCTCGGAGGGCTGAACACCTTGTCGAGCAGCAATCCGCTGCGTGACGCCGCGGACCGACGGCTCCCGCGTATCGCGGGGCCGTCGGGCCTGGTCATCTTCGGCGTCACAGGCGATTTGTCACGTAAAAAGCTGATGCCTGCCGTGTACGACCTCGCCAACCGCGGACTGCTGCCGCCGGGCTTCTCGCTCGTCGGCTTCGCCCGTCGTGAGTGGGCCAACGAGGACTTCGCACAGGAGGTCCACGACGCGGTCAAGGAGCACGCCCGTACGCCCTTCCGCGAGGAGGTCTGGCAGCAACTCATCCAGGGCATGCGCTTCGTCCAGGGCACCTTCGACGACGACGAGTCCTTCGAGCGGCTGCGCGACACCATCCAGGAGCTGGACAAGGCGCAGGGCACGGGCGGCAACTTCGCCTTCTACCTCTCCGTGCCGCCGTCCGCCTTCCCGGTCGTCATCCAGCAGCTGAAGAAGCACGGCCTGGCCGACCAGTCGAGCGGTTCCTGGCGGCGCGCGGTCATCGAGAAGCCGTTCGGCCACAACCTGGAGTCGGCCGAGGAGCTCAACACGACCGTGGAAGAGGTCTTCGCCCCGGACCAGGTCTTCCGCATCGACCACTACCTCGGCAAGGAGACCGTCCAGAACATCCTGGCGCTCCGCTTCGCCAACACGATGTTCGAGCCGATCTGGAACCGGTCCTTCGTCGACCACATACAGATCACGATGGCCGAGGACATCGGCATCGGCGGCCGCGCGGGCTACTACGACGGCATCGGCGCGGCCCGTGACGTCATCCAGAACCACCTTCTCCAACTGATGGCGCTGACCGCCATGGAGGAGCCCGCCTCCTTCGACGCGGACGCGCTCGCCGCAGAGAAGACCAAGGTGCTCGGCGCGGTGAAGCTGCCGAAGGACCTCGGCCGGGACACCGTGTTCGCGCAGTACGCGGCCGGCTGGCAGGGCGGCGAGAAGGTCATCGGCTACCTCGAAGAGGACGGCATCGACCGCAAGTCGAAGACCGACACCTACGCGGCGATCAAGGTCGAGGTCGACAACCGCCGTTGGGCGGGAGTCCCCTTCTATCTGCGGACGGGCAAGCGTCTCGGCCGCCGCGTCACGGAGATCGCGGTCGTCTTCCAGCGCGCCCCGCACTCCCCCTTCGACTCCACCGCCACCGAGGAGCTGGGCCAGAACGCGATCGTCATCCGCGTCCAGCCGGACGAGGGTGTGACGGTCCGCTTCGGTTCGAAGGTCCCCGGCACCTCGATGGAGATCCGGGACGTGTCCATGGACTTCGCGTACGGCGAGTCCTTCACGGAGTCCAGCCCCGAGGCGTACGAACGCCTCATCCTGGACGTCCTGCTCGGCGACTCGAACCTCTTCCCGCGCACCGAGGAGGTCGAGCTGTCCTGGAAGATCCTCGACCCGATCGAGGAGTACTGGGACAAGCACGGCAGGCCCGCGCAGTACCAGGCGGGTACCTGGGGCCCCGTCGAGGCGGACCAGATGCTCGAACGAGACGGACGGAGCTGGCGCCGGCCATGAAGACAGACCTCACGGACACCACGGCCAGCAAGATCAACAAGGCGCTGGTGAAGGCCCGTCGGGCGATAGGCACCCCGGCCGTCGGCATGGTGCTCACGCTGGTCATCGTGACGGACGAGGAGAACGCGTACGACGCGCTCAAGTCGGCCAACGACGCGTCCCGCGAGCACCCCTCGCGCACGATCGTGGTCATCAAGCGCGTCTCCCGTTCCCCCCGCGACCGTACGAAGTCCCGCCTCGACGCCGAGGTACGGGTGGGCGCGGACGCGGGCACCGGCGAGACGGTCGTACTGCGGCTGTACGGCGAGGTCGCGGACCACGCCCAGTCGGTGGTGCTTCCGCTGCTGCTTCCGGACGCGCCGGTGGTCGTCTGGTGGCCGGTCAACGCGCCGCTCGACCCGGCACGCGACCCGCTGGGCGCGCTCGCCCAGCGCCGGGTCACCGACAGCTACGCCGCCGAGAAGCCCATCGACGAGCTGCGTACCCGCGCCGACAACTACGAGCCCGGCGACACGGATCTGGCCTGGACCCGGATCACCCCCTGGCGCTCCATGCTGGCCGCCGCCCTCGACCAGGTGGACTGCGAGGTCATCTCCGCGGAGGTGCAGGGCGAGCAGTACAACCCGAGCGTGGAGCTGCTGGCGATGTGGCTGGCGGACCGGCTGCACGTCCATGTACGGCGTGGGGTGTCGGCCGGGCCCGGCCTCAACGAGGTGCGGATGCTGACGAGTACCGGTCCCATCCGGCTGTACCGGCCCAACGGGGGTCTCGCCCTGCTCACGCTGGAGGACCAGCCGGACCGGGCGGTCGCGTTGAAGCGCCGCGAGACGTCCGAGCTGCTGGCGGAGGAGCTGCGCAGGCTGGACCCGGACGACACGTATGCGTCGGCGCTGCGGTTCGGGGTGGATCGGCTGGGGGGTGCGTCGGGGAGTGCGTTGACGGCTGCCACGACGGCGACGCCCCCGGCTGGGACCGGGTCTGGGGCGACCGGCACGACGGCTGGGTCTGATACGGCCGGTGCTCGTGGTCCGGGAGCCGCTTCGGCTTCCGGCTTCGGCTCCGGCCTCGGTTCGGCCGTCGCGCCGAGTGCCGCTCCGGCTCGGGCGTCCGCGCCGGCGCTGCCGCCCGCGGCTCCGACGGGGTCGACGGGGTCGGCTGGTTCGGACGGCTCTACGGGTTCGGTCGGCGACGATGACTCCGATCGGCCCACTCCGGCGCAGATGCCGCCGGTGAAGAAGGCGGCCACGCCATGATCACTCCCCAGTTGGTCGTGCACCACGACAAGGAGCTGATGGCTCAGGCCGCGGCTGCCCGGCTGATCACCAAGATCGTGGACGCGCAGGCCTCGCGCGGCTACGCCTCGGTGGTCCTCACGGGCGGCCGCAACGGCAACGGTCTGCTCGCCGCGCTGGCGGCGGCGCCCGCTCGGGACGCGATCGACTGGGGTCGGCTGGACCTGTGGTGGGGCGACGAGCGGTTCCTGCCCGAGGGCGACCCGGAGCGCAATGTCACCCAGGCCCGGGAGGCGTTGCTGGACTCGGTGCCGGTGGATCCGAAGCGGGTGCACGCCATGCCCGCGTCGGACGGGCCGTGGGGTACCGATGTCGACGCGGCGGCCTCGGCTTACGCGGAGGAGCTGGCGCGGGCGGCGGTGCCCGAGAACCACGGCTCTGTGCCGACGTTCGACGTGCTGATGCTGGGGGTCGGACCGGACACCCATGTGGCCTCGCTCTTCCCCGAGTTGCCGGCCGTGAGGGAGACCGAGCGGATGGTGGTGGGGGTGCATGGTGCGCCGAAGCCGCCGCCGACGCGGGTCACGCTGACGCTGCCGGCGATTCGGGCGGCGCGGGAGGTGTGGCTGCTCGCGGCCGGTGAGGACAAGGCGCGGGCCGCGGCCATCGCGCTGTCCGGGGCCGGCGAGATCCAGGCCCCGGCGGCGGGGGCGCGGGGCAGGTCCCGGACGTTGTGGCTGCTGGACGCGGCGGCGGCTTCGCAGCTGCCGCGCTCGCTGTATCCGCCGGCGTCGCCCTGAGGCAGTGGTTCGCCCCCGCTGGGGGCTGCCGCCCTCAGACCCCGCTGATCTTTCGGGGGACTTGCGGGTAGGTGCGTTGGCTGCGGGTGGGCGGGGGCTGGTCGCGCAGTTCCCCGCGCCCCTTGAACGGCCCTGCGGGCCGATAAAAAGCCGGGGCGCAGCCCCATGCTTTTCAGGGGCGCGGGGAACTGCGCGAGCAACCACCCACCGCCCGCCCACGAACCCCGCACCCCGAGTTCTTCTGCGCGGCGGGGGCGAAGGGGCCGCGGGGGCGAAACTCAGGCCGCGAACTCCTCCTCACGTGTCTCCGGCAACGCCAGCAGACACAACAGACTGACCAGGCACAACCCGCCCGTGTAGAAGCCGAGCACCAGCGGCGACGACCACTGGCTGTTCAGCCACGTCGCGACGAGCGGAGCGAAGCCGCCGCCCAGCGTGTTGGCCAGGATGAACGCCGCCGACGCCCCGGTGTAGCGCAACCTCGCCGGGAACAGCTCCGCGAGGAACGCCGCCACCGGCGAGAACATCAGGGCGAGCAGCATGAGCCCGACGGTGTACGCACCGGTGATGACGAGCGCGTTGCCCGAGCTGAGAGACGCGTACATGGGGACGGCCCACACGACACAGCCGACCGCGCCCGCCAGCATCACCGGCCGCCGCCCGACCCGGTCCGCGAGCCGAGCGACGGGCAGAGTGACGGCGATCCCGGCGGCCGCCCCCACACTCGCGGCGGTGAGCATCGTGTTCTGCGGAATACCGAGTGCCTTCGGCCCGTAGGACAGGCTGTACACGATGGTCAGGTAGTAGACGGCCGAACCACCGATCGCCGCCCCGGTGCCGAGCAGCAGCCGACCGGGATACCGGGTGATGAGCACCCCGAGCGGAAAGCGGGACCCCGAGGCCGACGACGAGGCCTGCTCCGTCGTCGTACGGCGGGCCTCCGCGCTGAACACCGGTGACTCCGAGACTGTCGTCCGCACCCACAGCCCCACCACGACAAGCACGGCGCTGAGCAGGAACGGAAGGCGCCACGCCCACTCGGTGAAGCCGTCGCGGCCCACGATGTTGAGGGTGGGGAGGATGACGGCGCTGGAGAGCAGGAAGCCGAGGGAGGGGCCGACGTTCGGGACGGCGGCGTAGAACGCCCGGCGCCCGGGCGGGGCGTGTTCGGCGGCCAGCAGTACCGCGCCGCCCCACTCGCCGCCCATGCTGACGCCCTGCAGCAGACGGAGGGTCACCAGGAGTACGGGGGCGAGGAGTCCGGCGGTCTCGTACGTCGGCAGCAGGCCGACGCCGACCGTCGCGACGCCCATCAGCAGGAGGGACGCGACCAGGGCGTGCCGGCGGCCCAGCCGGTCGCCGATCGTGCCGAAGAGCACGACGCCGAGCGGGCGGGACAGGAAGGCCGCGGCGAAGGTGAGGAACGCGGCGAGGGAGGAAACCGTGGCGTTGCCGGAGGGGAAGAAGGCGGGGCCGAGGACGAGCGCGGAGGCCGTGCCGTACACGGCGAAGTCGTAGTACTCGATCGTGGTGCCGATGAGGCTCGCGGCGGCGACCTTCGGCGCCTTGCTCGACTCGGCCGGCGACGACGGTAAGGCGGCCGGTCTGGGGCCGACGGCCTCGGCGGCGGTCTTGGACGGGGATTCGGGCATGGGGGGGCTCACTTCCGGTATGCCCGGGACACGAATGGTCCGGGCCCAGAGGGGGACGGCCACGCATGAAACACGAACCGGAGTGTGCCTGTCACCCTAGGCCGGGAAATTCGATTTCCACAAGGAAGGGCCCGGGAGAAGACCGCCGGAAGACCCCGTCGAATGTTTTCGCCGGAAGAAAGGAGTCGATTACGCAGGACAACGACATTTAAAACATGTGATGCCGCTATGCGTGGGGACAGATCGCCAAAATATGCGACGAACACCATCCTTCGGCGCCGTCAACCCGGGATTCCTGTCAAGTGGCTGTCAATATTCATGCCTATGTCCGCATAAAAATTTGCCGACGATCACGCCTTGCCAACACCCGATCACCCACGAAATGCTGACGTCCGGCAGAACTTGAAAGTTCTACGACCATCGTTTTTCGGACATGGAGACCACAACGGGGTTGCCGCGGTTCGACTTTCTGAAATGCGACCTCAGAGCCGGGAAGGCGCTTTAGCCATGCTGAAAAGTGGCAAGCCATTACGATTGAGAAGACTTTCGCTGGCCGGTGACGACCGGCACTTGCTCATACCGCTCGACCACAGCGTTTCGGACGGCCCGGTCACCCCTCCCGGGCAATGGGAAGAGCTGTTGAAGGCGTTGGTGGCCGGCGGGGCCGACGGGATCATCGTCCACAAGGGACGTGCCCGCACACTCGCCCCGGACGTCCTCAAGACCTGCGCGCTGGTGGTGCACCTGAGCGCCAGTACGGCCTGTTCCGCCGATGTCGACGCCAAGGTGCTGGTCGGCGATGTCGAGGAGGCGGTGGCACTCGGCGCGGACGCGGTGAGCGTCCATGTGAACATCGGCTCGGACACCGAGGGGCGGCAGCTCGCCGACCTGGGGGCGGTGGCCCGTTCGTGCGACATCTGGGGCATGCCGCTGATCGCGATGGTCTATCCGCGTGGTCCCCGGATCGAGAACCCGCACGATCCCGCCCTCCTCTCGCACATCGTGAACGTCGCCGCGGATCTGGGCGCCGACATGGTGAAGACCTCCGTCGCCCTGCCGCTCGACCGGATGGCCGAGGTGGTGGCCCACAGCCCCATCCCCGTCCTCGCGGCCGGCGGACCACCGGACGGCTCCGACCTCATCGAGTACGGCACCGCCGTGATGGCCGCCGGCTGCCGGGGACTGGCCGTCGGCCGCCGGATCTTCTCGGCCCCCTCCCCCGCCGCCCTGGTGTCCCGGCTGGCCGCGGTGGTGCACGGCGCCGACGGAATCACTAGTGACATGAGCATGACTACCCCTACTCATTACTCGACGATCGTGGCAGGTGTCGCATGAGGTTCGCGTGGATCGATCTCCGTGAAGTCCCCCGTCCGCAGCTCCAGGCGGTGGTGGACGCGGCCGTCCACGCCCGGATGGCCGGGGTGGTCTCCGCCGACGCCGAGTTGCTGGGGACGCTGCCGCCGACCGTGACCCGGGTGCTGGTTCCCGGCGGACCGGCGGCGGCTCCCGCGAAGAAGGCGGGCGAGAAGGCCGACGGCAAGGGGGACAAGGAAGCCGCCCGAGCCGAAGCCAGGGCCGCGGCCGACGCCAGGGCCTCCACCGGTTCCGGAATCGACCTCCTGCTGCGGAAGTTCACCACCCAGGACGAGCTGGACGCCCTGGCCGCGGAGAACCGGGCCACCGCCGGCCCGCCCGCCACGGGTACGCCGGTCACCGGTACGCCCGTCGCCGGCTTTGTCGACGTACGGGACGACCGCACCCTTCAGCTGTCGTGCGTGGGCGCGATGGCGCTGCCGTACACGGTGATCCACTTCGCGGATCCGACGAAGATCCCGTTGGAGATCGTGCTCGCGGCGGCCGAGTCGGCCGAGGGCAAGCTGGTGACGGTCGTCGGGGACCTGGAGGAGGCGGCCATCGTCTTCGACGTCCTCGAACGCGGTTCGGACGGCATCCTGTTCACGCCCCGCGGCGCCGACGACGTGTTCGCGCTGGCCCGGCTGCTGGAGGCGACGACCCCGCAGCTGGAGCTGTCCACGCTGACCGTCGAGAGCATCCGGCACGTCGGGCTCGGCGACCGGGTCTGTGTGGACACCTGCTCGCACTTCGAGGAGGACGAGGGCATCCTCGTCGGCTCGTACTCGTCCGGGTTCGTGCTCTGCTGCAGCGAGACCCACCCGCTGCCGTACATGCCGACCCGGCCGTTCCGGGTCAACGCCGGCGCCCTGCACTCGTACACGCTGGGCCCCGAGAACCGGACCAACTACCTCAGCGAGGTGGGCTCCGGCAGCGCCCTGCTGGCGGTCGGCGCCGACGGCCGCACCCGGCGGGTGGTGGTCGGGAGGGCCAAGCTGGAGTCACGGCCGCTCCTGGAGATCCGTACGCACGCGGAGGACGGGCGGCTGGTCAGCCTCACCGTGCAGGACGACTGGCATGTGCGGGTGCTGGGCCCGGGCGGCAAGGTCCTCAACGTCACCGAGCTGCAGACCGGTGACGAGTTGCTCGGCTATCTGGCCCAGGACAAGCGCCATGTGGGCCTGCCCATCGGCGAGTTCTGCAAGGAGGTCTGAGGCCTCATGGGCGAACTCGTGGCGGCCGCGGCCGGCCGGGACGGGATGGGTGTCCTGGTCCAGCGGCTGTTCGACGCGCGGGGCGACGGTCTGCCGTATCTGACGCACCAACAGGGGACCGTCACCAGGGGTGAGTTACGGGAGCGGGTGGCCAAGCAGGCCGCCGTGTTCGCCGGTTACGACATCGGGCCCGGCTCCACCGTGGGGCTGCAGACGCCGCCCAGCTTCACCCAGGTCGAGGTGCTGCTCGCACTGTGGCGGCTGGGCGCTCAGGTGATGCTCTTCGACTTCCGGCTGAAGCCCGCCGAGGTGGACGCGCTCTGCGCCACCTGCCGACCGCAGTTCATGGTCCGGGCGGGCTCCAACGTCCGGGCGGCGTTCGGCTTCCGGCCCGAGTACGAGGTCGCCACCGAGTGCCGCAGGGCCGGGCGGCCGGCCGCCGGCGGGCATCGGCTGGTGCAGTTCAGCTCGGGCTCCACCGGGCGGCCGAAGGTGATCGGCAGGACCGCCGCGTCGATCGCCGCCGAGATCGAGTCGTTCGCCGCGGTCCCCGGCATGCCGGCCGAGGGCGACCGGCTGCTGCTGCTCAGCTCCACCGCGCACAGCTTCGGACTGCTCGGCGGGCTGCTGCACTCGCTGGCGGCCGGCGTCTCCGTCGTCTTCGCGCCCCGGGTCTCGGCCCGCGACATCCTGCGGACCTCGGCCGAGCACCGGATCACCACCCTGTTCGGGGTGCCGATGCACTACGAGCTGCTCGCCGCCGCCCTCGATCCCCCCGAGCTGCCCGAGCTGCGGACCGCGGTCTCCGGCGGCGAGCTGATGCCTCCCGAGGTCGCCGTGCGGTTCGCCGAACGGTACGGCGTAGGGGTCGGCGAGGCGTACGGCACCACCGAGACCGGCATCGTCGCCATCGATGTCGGCGGCGCGCTCCGGCCCTCGGTCGGACGGCCCGCGCCGGGTGTCGTGGTCCGGGAACACAAGGGCGAACTGGACGTCGCGCTCACCGAGTCGCCGTATCTCTTCGACTCCGGCGGCACCCAGTACACGGACGGCTGGCTGCACACCCGCGACCGGGCCCGCGTGGCAGCCGACGGCACGGTCACCGTGGGCGGCCGCGCCGACTCCCTCGTCGTCATCGGCGGCCTCAAGGTCGACCTCACCGAGGTCGAGCACGTACTGCGCGCGCACCCGGCCGTCGAACAGGCGGTCCTGGTCCACGAGGACGTCACCGAGGCGTACGTGGCGGTCGCCGCCGGGGCCGAGAACCCGTCGGCGGAGGAGCTGCTGCGCTGGTGCCGGGAGCGGCTGGCCGACTACAAGCTGCCCCGCGTGATCCGGGTGCTGGAGTCCCTGCCCCGCACCTCCAACGGGAAGCTGGTCCGCCAGGCGGCGACGCTCCAGGCGGCGGCGAGCGGCGCGTAGCCGCTCGACGAGCACCTCCCGTACGACTTTTCGCATGGCCCTCGCACGACATTCCACATGGAGATGGCGATCATGAGCACGTCCACCCTGGACAACGAGATCCGTGAGTTCGTCCTGACCACGGTCATCGACGAGATGAACATCCTGCTGAGCCGCGACGGCATCACGGACGAGAGCCCGGTGACCGTCGGCGGGCTGGAGCTGGACTCCCTGAGCCTGATCGAGCTCACGCTGCGGCTGGAGTCACGGTTCGGCGTGGAGATCCCCGACACCGACATCGAGCCCCTGGCCTCCCTGACCCTCGGCGGGCTGGTCGCCGAGGTCGTCGGGCGCGGGGCGAAGGCATGAGCGCGGAAGCCTCCGCGCCGCCCGTCATCACCGTCGACACCGTCCGGGAACTGCTGTCCGACCGCAAGATCTTCCCCGGTGTCCCCGACGACCTCGGTGACGACGCCGAACTGGTCCTGGACTCGCTCGGGCTGGTGTGGCTGCTGCATGTGGTGGAGGAGCGGTACGGCCTGGTCGTGGAGCCCGGCGACGAGGACATCGCGGGCCTGACCTCGCTCCGGCGGCTCACCGAGTTCCTGAGCGCGGCCGGGGCGGCTGGGGCGGACGGGGGTGGCCACGTTGACCGGTGACGTGACGGTGACCGGGTTCGGCGTACGCACCGCGTTCGGCACGGGCGCGGACGCCCTCCGGCGCGGGGTATTCGCCGGCATCCCCTCCTTCGCCCCCACCACCAGGTTCGACACCGGCCCGTACCGTACGCCGATGGCCGGCGCCGCCCCCGACGGCCCCGACGCGGTCGAGGGCTGGGCCCTGCGCCACGCCCTCGCCCGGTGCGGCACGGAGGCGCTCGCCATGGCGGACCTGCCGCAGGGGACGGACGCGGCGGTGCTGCTGGGCATCGCGGGTGACTGCACGAGCATCACGCGGTACTGGCGGGAGGCCGCGGGGAGGCCGGGGGCCGAAGGGAGCGGTGGCGGCGCCGCGGACCACGGCTCGGCCGCTTCGCGGCGCACGGTGACGAACGGACAGCGGGAGTCGGCGCCGCAAGGGCCCACACGGGACGTCTCCCGGGGCGGGCCGGGCGGAGTGGTCGGACGACGCACCGAAGTCGGGGGGCTCACCGAACCCGGCCTGGTCCACGCGCCCCGGAGCGACGCGGCGGTCGCGGCGGCGCGGCTCGCCCAAGCCGGAGGGCTCGCCGGACCCGGCCAGGGGCACGCGCTCGGCATCGACCCGGCCCTCGCGGCGGCGGCGCGGCTCGCCGATGCCGTGCCCGCCCACCTCGCCGAGTCGCTGGCCGGGGGCCTCGGGCTGACCGGGCCCCGGCTGACCTTCACCAACGCCTGTGTCGCCTCCGCCGCCGCGATCATCCATGCCTGTCGGCTGATCTCCTCCGGACGGATCGACGCGGCCGTCTGCGCCGGCGGCTATCTCGTGGAGGAGGAGACGTTCGGGAAGTTCGACTCGGGACGGGCGCTGTCCCGGGACGGCATGGTGCGGCCGTTCAGCGCGGACCGCACGGGGCTGCTGCTCGGCGACGGGGTCGCGGCCGTCGTACTGGAGTCGGCCGAGCACGCCCGGCGGCGCGGGGCCCGGCCGCTGGCGAGCGTGGTCGGCTGGGGTGCGGCCACCGACGCCCACCACATCGCCCAGCCGCACCCGGAGGGCGTCGGCCTGGCCCGCGCGGCACGGCAGGCGCTGCGGCTGGCCGGGGACCCGGACGGGTCGAGCCTCGGCTATGTCAACGCCCACGGCACCGGCACCAAGTACAACGACGGTGCCGAGACCCGAGGGCTGCGCGCCGCCTTCCCGGAGCGGGCCGAGTCGATACCGGTCAGCTCCACCAAGAGCACCACCGGCCATCTCCTGGAAGCGGCCGGCGTCGTGGAGTTCGTGATCACGCTGCTGGCCCTCACAGACGGCGTACTGCCGCCGACCGCCGGTCTCACCCAGGCGGACCCGGAGTGCGACCTGGACTACGTACCGAACGAGCCCCGCCGGGCCGACCTCCGCCGGGCTCTCACCGTCAACGCCGCCTTCGGGGGCGCCAACACCGCACTCGTCCTGGAGCGGCCGTGACGACAACGGAGAACACAAGGACGACGGAGAACCCGGGCAAGCCCCTGTCGGCCGGGAAGGCACCCCTCCGTTCGCCCCTCGGCGTCCTCACCACCGCCACCGCGACCCACGGCACCGGGCGCGACGGCGACATCCCGCTGCCCCGGCTGCCCGGGTTCGTGGAATCGGCGTTCAGCCCGCTGGCGTACGAGGTGGCCGCGCGATGCCTGACCGAGCGGCCCGATGGGGGCAGCCCCCGCTCGAGCGAAGCCGGGAGTGGGGGAGGCTCCCGCACGGCCGTCGCGCTGGCGAGCCTGATGGGGGACACCACCACCGCGGACCTGGCGAGCCGGCGGGTGGTCTCCGGGCGGGTCCACAACCCGCTGCTGTTCATGCAGGCCACCGCCAACTCCGTACTGGGCCACATCAGCCGGGAGTTCGGGATCACCGGCCAGATGTTCAGCCTGTCCACCCTCGACGACCCGGTGACCGAACTGCTGGCCATGGCGGACCTGCTCCTGGAGGACCCGGAGCTCGACCAGGTCCTGGTGATGGGCGTGGAACTGGGCGGCGGCGAACGGCTGGCCGCCGTCTACCGGGAACTCTCCGCCGACAGCGACCGCCCGGTCCCGGACCTCCCCGAATCCGCCGCGCTGGCGGTGGCGGTGATGCTCGGCCGCCCCGGCGCCGACACACCGGTGACCATCCGGTCGACCCGGACGTACGACGGCGAAGACCCGGCTCCCGCCACGCACCCCGGCAGCGTCCAGGGCCTGTCCGACCTGGCCGCCGCGCACCGGCGACTGCTGCGGGAGGGGGGCACCCACGTCCTGGTCACCGAGGAGCGGGCGCCCGCGTTCCTCCTCACCGCCGATTCACCGGCATCCCGGCCGACACTCCCCCCTGCGCTCCCGCACGCGCTCCCCGATGGAAACGAGACGGAGACCCATGCTCATCAGTAGGCAGGAGCGGGCG from Streptomyces sp. DSM 40750 includes these protein-coding regions:
- the tal gene encoding transaldolase, whose translation is MTDALKRLSEEGVAIWLDDLSRKRITSGNLAELIDQQHVVGVTTNPSIFQKAISSGDGYEQQLADLAARKVTVEEAIRMITTADVRDAADILRPVFDATGGQDGRVSIEVDPRLAHNTGATVAEAKQLAWLVDRPNTLIKIPATKAGLPAITETIGLGISVNVTLIFSLERYRAVMDAYLAGLEKAKERGLDLSKIHSVASFFVSRVDTEIDKRIDALGTDEAKAARGKAGVANARLAYQAYEEVFDGKRWSDLESAGANKQRPLWASTGVKDPAYKSTLYVDELVAPNTVNTMPEATLEATAESGEIRGDAISGTYAQARAELDAVEKLGISYDEVVQLLEDEGVEKFEASWNDLLKSTEAELERLAPSEG
- the zwf gene encoding glucose-6-phosphate dehydrogenase: MSSSNPLRDAADRRLPRIAGPSGLVIFGVTGDLSRKKLMPAVYDLANRGLLPPGFSLVGFARREWANEDFAQEVHDAVKEHARTPFREEVWQQLIQGMRFVQGTFDDDESFERLRDTIQELDKAQGTGGNFAFYLSVPPSAFPVVIQQLKKHGLADQSSGSWRRAVIEKPFGHNLESAEELNTTVEEVFAPDQVFRIDHYLGKETVQNILALRFANTMFEPIWNRSFVDHIQITMAEDIGIGGRAGYYDGIGAARDVIQNHLLQLMALTAMEEPASFDADALAAEKTKVLGAVKLPKDLGRDTVFAQYAAGWQGGEKVIGYLEEDGIDRKSKTDTYAAIKVEVDNRRWAGVPFYLRTGKRLGRRVTEIAVVFQRAPHSPFDSTATEELGQNAIVIRVQPDEGVTVRFGSKVPGTSMEIRDVSMDFAYGESFTESSPEAYERLILDVLLGDSNLFPRTEEVELSWKILDPIEEYWDKHGRPAQYQAGTWGPVEADQMLERDGRSWRRP
- the opcA gene encoding glucose-6-phosphate dehydrogenase assembly protein OpcA, which produces MKTDLTDTTASKINKALVKARRAIGTPAVGMVLTLVIVTDEENAYDALKSANDASREHPSRTIVVIKRVSRSPRDRTKSRLDAEVRVGADAGTGETVVLRLYGEVADHAQSVVLPLLLPDAPVVVWWPVNAPLDPARDPLGALAQRRVTDSYAAEKPIDELRTRADNYEPGDTDLAWTRITPWRSMLAAALDQVDCEVISAEVQGEQYNPSVELLAMWLADRLHVHVRRGVSAGPGLNEVRMLTSTGPIRLYRPNGGLALLTLEDQPDRAVALKRRETSELLAEELRRLDPDDTYASALRFGVDRLGGASGSALTAATTATPPAGTGSGATGTTAGSDTAGARGPGAASASGFGSGLGSAVAPSAAPARASAPALPPAAPTGSTGSAGSDGSTGSVGDDDSDRPTPAQMPPVKKAATP
- the pgl gene encoding 6-phosphogluconolactonase, which encodes MITPQLVVHHDKELMAQAAAARLITKIVDAQASRGYASVVLTGGRNGNGLLAALAAAPARDAIDWGRLDLWWGDERFLPEGDPERNVTQAREALLDSVPVDPKRVHAMPASDGPWGTDVDAAASAYAEELARAAVPENHGSVPTFDVLMLGVGPDTHVASLFPELPAVRETERMVVGVHGAPKPPPTRVTLTLPAIRAAREVWLLAAGEDKARAAAIALSGAGEIQAPAAGARGRSRTLWLLDAAAASQLPRSLYPPASP
- a CDS encoding MFS transporter; the encoded protein is MPESPSKTAAEAVGPRPAALPSSPAESSKAPKVAAASLIGTTIEYYDFAVYGTASALVLGPAFFPSGNATVSSLAAFLTFAAAFLSRPLGVVLFGTIGDRLGRRHALVASLLLMGVATVGVGLLPTYETAGLLAPVLLVTLRLLQGVSMGGEWGGAVLLAAEHAPPGRRAFYAAVPNVGPSLGFLLSSAVILPTLNIVGRDGFTEWAWRLPFLLSAVLVVVGLWVRTTVSESPVFSAEARRTTTEQASSSASGSRFPLGVLITRYPGRLLLGTGAAIGGSAVYYLTIVYSLSYGPKALGIPQNTMLTAASVGAAAGIAVTLPVARLADRVGRRPVMLAGAVGCVVWAVPMYASLSSGNALVITGAYTVGLMLLALMFSPVAAFLAELFPARLRYTGASAAFILANTLGGGFAPLVATWLNSQWSSPLVLGFYTGGLCLVSLLCLLALPETREEEFAA
- a CDS encoding class I fructose-bisphosphate aldolase family protein, producing the protein MLKSGKPLRLRRLSLAGDDRHLLIPLDHSVSDGPVTPPGQWEELLKALVAGGADGIIVHKGRARTLAPDVLKTCALVVHLSASTACSADVDAKVLVGDVEEAVALGADAVSVHVNIGSDTEGRQLADLGAVARSCDIWGMPLIAMVYPRGPRIENPHDPALLSHIVNVAADLGADMVKTSVALPLDRMAEVVAHSPIPVLAAGGPPDGSDLIEYGTAVMAAGCRGLAVGRRIFSAPSPAALVSRLAAVVHGADGITSDMSMTTPTHYSTIVAGVA